A window of the Arachis duranensis cultivar V14167 chromosome 5, aradu.V14167.gnm2.J7QH, whole genome shotgun sequence genome harbors these coding sequences:
- the LOC107487456 gene encoding uncharacterized protein LOC107487456 isoform X2, with the protein MGRSDVEIGLSHQDALIELGCCCKNDLALVHYACALKWFINHGSTICEICGHIGNNIRISDFNKVVGSLKEYEALRERTVSRDPGPHVHANNNTGIDPDAVAAIRRQRLSEIALWFCPHNTSSINNNSNADTVSQVASEQPSNFVTEDAGPAQSPATKWAVEGAGILLATGLLTITLAWLIAPRVGKKTAKSGLHILLGGVCALTVVVFFSAFLCLLESSTDLHVIGQSCSFSGFLCLQYGLHGP; encoded by the exons ATGGGAAG AAGTGATGTGGAGATTGGTTTGTCTCACCAAGATGCATTGATTGAACTTGGTTGCTGTTGTAAGAATGACCTTGCTTTAGTACACTATGCTTGTGCACTCAAGTGGTTTATTAATCATGGATCAACAATTTGTGAAATATGTGGACACATAGGCAATAATATCAGAATCTCTGACTTCAACAAGGTTGTTGGTTCTCTGaaagaatatgaagccttgaggGAGAGAACTGTCAGTAGGGATCCTGGTCCTCATGTTCATGCAAATAATAATACTGGCATTGATCCTGACGCTGTGGCTGCTATCCGGAGGCAAAGGCTAAGTGAGATTGCATTATGGTTTTGTCCTCATAATACCAGTAGTATAAACAACAATAGCAATGCCGACACAGTTTCACAGGTTGCTTCTGAGCAGCCTTCAAATTTTGTTACTGAAGATGCTGGCCCTGCACAGAGTCCTGCAACCAAGTGGGCCGTGGAAGGCGCAGGGATCCTGCTTGCTACTGGCCTGCTTACAATCACCCTTGCGTGGCTGATAGCTCCTCGAGTTGGAAAG AAAACAGCCAAAAGTGGTCTTCACATCCTACTTGGAGGTGTTTGTGCTTTAACAGtggttgtttttttttctgcttT TTTGTGCTTATTAGAATCAAGTACGGACCTGCACGTTATTGGGCAATCTTGTTCGTTTTCTGGTTTCTTGTGTTTGCAATATGGGCTTCACGGACCTTAG
- the LOC107487456 gene encoding uncharacterized protein LOC107487456 isoform X1, protein MSFNKNVGNKSGMVEFVGPNGEVFMCRSDVEIGLSHQDALIELGCCCKNDLALVHYACALKWFINHGSTICEICGHIGNNIRISDFNKVVGSLKEYEALRERTVSRDPGPHVHANNNTGIDPDAVAAIRRQRLSEIALWFCPHNTSSINNNSNADTVSQVASEQPSNFVTEDAGPAQSPATKWAVEGAGILLATGLLTITLAWLIAPRVGKKTAKSGLHILLGGVCALTVVVFFSAFLCLLESSTDLHVIGQSCSFSGFLCLQYGLHGP, encoded by the exons ATGTCTTTTAACAAAAATGTTGGAAACAAATCTGGGATGGTGGAATTTGTAGGCCCTAATGGGGAGGTTTTCATGTGTAGAAGTGATGTGGAGATTGGTTTGTCTCACCAAGATGCATTGATTGAACTTGGTTGCTGTTGTAAGAATGACCTTGCTTTAGTACACTATGCTTGTGCACTCAAGTGGTTTATTAATCATGGATCAACAATTTGTGAAATATGTGGACACATAGGCAATAATATCAGAATCTCTGACTTCAACAAGGTTGTTGGTTCTCTGaaagaatatgaagccttgaggGAGAGAACTGTCAGTAGGGATCCTGGTCCTCATGTTCATGCAAATAATAATACTGGCATTGATCCTGACGCTGTGGCTGCTATCCGGAGGCAAAGGCTAAGTGAGATTGCATTATGGTTTTGTCCTCATAATACCAGTAGTATAAACAACAATAGCAATGCCGACACAGTTTCACAGGTTGCTTCTGAGCAGCCTTCAAATTTTGTTACTGAAGATGCTGGCCCTGCACAGAGTCCTGCAACCAAGTGGGCCGTGGAAGGCGCAGGGATCCTGCTTGCTACTGGCCTGCTTACAATCACCCTTGCGTGGCTGATAGCTCCTCGAGTTGGAAAG AAAACAGCCAAAAGTGGTCTTCACATCCTACTTGGAGGTGTTTGTGCTTTAACAGtggttgtttttttttctgcttT TTTGTGCTTATTAGAATCAAGTACGGACCTGCACGTTATTGGGCAATCTTGTTCGTTTTCTGGTTTCTTGTGTTTGCAATATGGGCTTCACGGACCTTAG